The Hordeum vulgare subsp. vulgare chromosome 4H, MorexV3_pseudomolecules_assembly, whole genome shotgun sequence genomic interval tacttgtgggttatcatcctcctccaattcggtttggtggaggactccttccccacttgtccacctccttccttttttccttttcctttttatttttggtttggctgaaataggttattgggttggcctcaccagcccacaaagggctggtgcgctacccataggcctattaggtcctctcccgggtgagtggcccctcccggtaaaaccccggaacccatttgtcactcccggtactttatcggtaatgcccgaaatcttttcgaaagccaaatgcaacattcttatatatcaatcttcgtttctggaccattccggaaaccctcgtgacgtccgagatctcatccgggactctgaacaacattcagttaccaacatcaataattcaactataccgaaacatcactgaaccttaagtgtgcagaccctacgggtttgagaactatgtagacatgaccaagacactctatggtcaatatccaatagcgggacctggatgcccatattggatcctacatattctacgaagatcttaacggttgaacctctatgtcaaggattcagttaatcccgtataatattccctttgtccttcgctatgttacttacccgagattcgatcgttggcatctctatacctatttccatctcgttatcggcaagtctctttactcgttccgtaatacaagacctcgtggctaactctttagtcacattgcttccaaggcttgtttgtgatgttgtattaccgagtgggccccgagatacctctccgtcatacagagtgaaaaatcccagtcttgatccatgctaactcaacggacacctttggatatacctgtagagcacctttataatcacccgataacgttgcgacgtttgatacacacaaggtattcctcccgtgtcagtgagttacgtgatctcatggtcataggaatgtatacttgacatgcagaaaacaatagcaacaaaatgacacgatcacatgctacgtttatagtttgggtcttgtccatcacatcattcccctaatgatgtgatcccgttatcaaatgacaacacttgtctatggccaggaaaccttaaccatctttgatcaacaagctagtcaactagaggctcactagggacattgttttttctatatatccacacatgcatttgtgtttccattcaagacaattatagcatggataataaacgattatattgaaagaggaaatataatgataactattttattattgcctctagggcatatttccaacagatcggGTCTTGCTCAAATGTTGGGTTGCACGAGCATGCTCCCCCATGACCGACCGGCTTTCTCCTTGGCATCCGCCTTCTCCCTCGCGAGGCGCTCAGACTCGTCGATTCCAATGTGAAGGGTCATCAAATTTTTGCAAAGGATCATTGCATTTTTGCAGCGACACCGGCGGGGCTCCATCTCCACCGAGCTGAAGGTCCCATGGATGACCTCGTCGAGGATCTCGTCGATGGCGGTGGGTGGTTGGAGAAAGCGGCCCCAACCCAGATTTTCATGACCCATAGTCGGACCGGCTGGATCGGCCGCCGTCTAACTTGCATAGCGATAGGCTGGCGCATCTGACTCAAGCAACTGTAGGCTTGAGATGCGGGCATGAGAACACAATGCCACCAAGGAGGAGCGGAGGCTGGAGGTGTCACACGCCATCTGTAGCCCCGCTACGTGACCGAGGAAGGCACGGACCATGATGTGCGGCCGCGACCCGACACGAAGCTACATATGCCCCTCCGGACCCAAGCTCACACTTTTGACCATTTGTGACCAGCGGAGCGCGAGCATCTTGACAAACATAATGCCGCACAGGAGGAGCACGTGCTAAGGTGTCACACGCCATATGTAGCCCCGCTACATGATCGGGGAAGGCACGGACCACGGCGTGTGACCATGACCCGACATGAAGCTACATATGCCCCTCCGGACCCTCGAGCTCACACTTTTGACCATCCGTGACCAGCGGAGCGCGAGTTTCTTGACAAGCTAGAATCTACCTTGATGAGCTTCGCTGAGTCGATTGAATCGGATTCGTTGTCTAAACAAGCAATGATAGAGGGGATGGGAGGGAGGAGACAACATTGGAGACGAAGCAGTCGAGAGTAATGAGGAATttaactagtactccctccgtaaagaaatataatagcatttatatcactagtttagttatctaaacacttttatatttcttttcggagggagtatttgatatAGACGTATTGTTTGTGGGAGCATAATAGGGGCACAGTGTGCAACCATGGGTTAAATCTGACTCTCCCATATCTATCCTAGATATGGGTTGGGTATGGGGTGTCGAACAACCTGATCGTTTGGGTTGGGTATGCATGGTCCGAAATTGGCAATTTGTTGAACAGAAAGATCGCACGGACGTTTGAGGATGATAAATCCCTCTTTGTACTCTGGTGAGTTCAAAATTAGTTAAACAAGCTGTGCTAGGTCGGACGGCCCGTTAGCACACATGCGCGATACGGGCTATGCTTGGGATGCTCGGCATACATACCGACACGGCATGgttcatttacttgtttttttattTAGAATTTATATGTGTATATGTGGCCTAAAAAATAGTTCAATAAACCAAAAATGACTTAAAAAAAACCTAGAACACCGAACAACAAATTAGCCGAGGGGTTGTGCGTGGATTGTTAGGCGCAGCATGCGGGCTTCCATGCGTGACTGGCCGGCGGGCCAGTATGATTAGTCGAGGGTTTGTGCATGAATTGCTAGGCGCAACATGTGGGCCGACCCATTTAGCCAGCTCTAACTGatttgtactcccttcgttctaaAATAAGTAAATTAAAAATGATTTAATTTTATACTAAAGTTAGTATAAAATTgaatcatttttgagtcacttattttgagacggaggaagtattttTCAGAGCTGACGGTCATTGGCTAGTGAGGCTGGTTGTAATAGAAGTATCATAGATAGTATAATGCATGTCAGCTATCGAGTTCTCATAAGATGGCATAAAATTAATTGAAGAAAAAGATAGTTGAGTATCATACTTTCTACCTTTCTAAATATGAGACATTTCAGGAATTTcattatggactacatacgaagaaaAATGAATGAGTCTATATTCTATAATATGtcaatatacatccgtatatagtctatgGTGGAATGTATAAAGGGTCTAAAAATAAGTTAAGAAGTTCAAtacggactacatacgaaacaaaatgaatgaatctacattttaaaatatgtctctaTACATCCGCATATAGTTTGTATTGGAACTCTAAAAAGACTTGTTTTAAGAACGAAGGAAATATGTAGCATACATGATAATAAATAAATTATCCTATGATATACACTATAAATACAGTATCTTACAATATCATACTAATATCATATGTATTACACAATGAAcctttagagcaactccaacgcgccgacccaaatAGACGGCGTCGGCGGAGTCCGTACCTTGGCAAATTGTCGAACAGTTTGCGGGCGTCGTCGAAGGAGCTGGCAGGTGAAGAGACGCGCGCCTCCCTTGGACCAGATGGTTGGCCTAGAGATGTCCCGACGGCGAGACCGTGATGGCGGCGAGGTGGCGACGTTGGGGGAGGTGTGTCGGCACCGGTAAATGAGAGGCGATGACGACGCGACGGAGGTGGCGAGGGTTTGTTGTTGATATGGGGTGAAAGAGGATGACCAATGTGCGACCAACTAGCGGGCGAGGGGAAGGAGTAAGTGGGCGCCGCGCGTGTCCTTCTCGTGTTCGCGCCGATGCAAATAAGGCTCAAAAATGGGTGGAGAATGGGCTGACAGCCGGACGAAAAGCGGACGCTTGTCCATTTGGATCGGCGCGTTGGGTCGACTCTTTTGTCCACCACGATTCAAATGGACGCGCACAGACGAAATGGATCGGCGTGTTGGAGCTGCTCTTACGCTCACTTGCTCACCTACCGCTGGGGGAACAAATTCACGGTTTTGACCCTTTTTGGTAACTGTAGTCCGATCTAATCTCGTTTGCAAAAAAAAGATCGGATTCTTTTTCCTATCGTCACCGGCTGTTACGGTGGATATACACACCCTACCGTCACAGGTAGTGACGATAGGCTCGGATCAATACGGATGATATTTTTTTTGGATCACCGGAGCTAAACGCCCCTACCACCACTGTCTATGGCGATAAAATGTGTATGCATACCGCTAGGGTGGGCGGTCCGATAAAAAAATCAGACAAAAAAAGCTAAACTAtgtaaggccaactccaccgcgcgacCCCAAACGGACGTCCGTTTTGCCCGGATTCTGTCCGTCTGGGTAGGGTGATGGGGTCGTGTTCGGGCCTGTTCTAGGATGCGGTGGTCGTGCGCCCAGCGCGCGGCTGCATCCTTTTGCCCCATCCTGTCCGCTAGGGCCTAAAATGCCCATATTTTCGTATCAAAACAAGTTTGCACATCAACCCAATCGAAATTGTCTCtaaataaaatagttttacaaccaaaTCGAAATTGTCTTGTATGAACATAAAATAAACcaatacatctattggttgccaataTGTTCCCACATGTGCTCAACCAAGTCATTTTGAAGATTCAAATGAGTGTGTCAATCACGCATCACACGATGGAACTGGACAAATTGTTGAAACGTGGTCGGTTCTTGGTGTAGGGGCTCAATATTTTCACCTTGATAATCAAATCCTTGGTCGAAGATACTGTCATCACGCTCGTCCTtgacgatcatgttgtgcatgatcacacaagcagtcatcacctcccaaaGCTTCCTTTCATCCCATGACAGTGCGGGGTTTCGAAGGATACCCCATCGggattgaagcacaccaaaagcACGTTCCACATCCTTTCTAGCACACTCTTGCATTTGGGCAAATTTCTTTCTCTTCTCATCTTGGGGGTCCGAGATAGTCTTCACAAAAGTTGACCACCAAGAATATATACCATCAGCTAgatagtatcccttgttgtactGGTGGCCTTTGATCTCAAAGTTGACAGGGGAGTGGCCTTCTGCAAGCCTTGCGAAGACTGGAGAACGCTGCAatacgttgatatcattgtgagaacCTGCCATGCCGAAGAAAGAATACCATATCCAAAGATCATGCGAAGCCACCGCTTCTAATATGACAGTGCGCGCTTTGACATGCCCCTTGTACTGGccctgccaagcaaatggacagttcttccactcctagtgcatacaatctatgctgcCAAGCATGCCTGGAAAGCCTCTAGCTGCGTTGGTCGCCAATAATCTCTCTATATCAGCGGCAGTTAGCTgcctcaagtactcagggccaaacacctCGATCACAGCCTGGCAGAACTTGTACATTGACATCAGACATGTTGTCTCACTCATACGCACGTACTCATCCACCAGATCGCCTGgaattccatatgcaagcatgcgGATGGACGcggtgcatttctgataagaggagaATCCTAGCTTGCCAAGGGCATCCGTCTTGCATTGGAAGTATGGGTCATGAGCAACCACTCTCTCTCGGATACGATTGAACACATGCCTTGCCATACGAAAACGGCGACGGAATTTATCCGGCTTGAAGAGCGGTGTGTTCGCAAAGTAATCGACATAGAGCAGGGCCTGGCCTCTCTCCCTGTTGCGGTTCAGGTTGGGAGCGCGGCCAGGGAATGACCCCCTGTACCGAGGAAACTGTCGTTGAATGTGGTCGTGAACCATCACTGCAGCCACCACAATATCTTCATCATCGGATGACGAATCGTCCGATGAATAAATGAAGTGATGGACGAAAAATTCATCACCACTGTCCATACCTTTGCGGACAaagtgtcgaacaccttgcgctcGTGGTGGCAAAGAGGCCGCGATAGTCACCTCGATGCAGGGGTGGTTGGTGGCCGGCTACTGGCCGCTCTGAAGCACTCGTCGGAAGCTGCCGTGGCCGCCGTGGTACGTCGCGTGCGGCCGTATCCACTCTGCCGCCGGCTACGACGGCGACGGCCAAACCTCCTTCGATCGACGCCCAAACTACGACGAAAGCACGGGCGTGGTGGCGGCCATGGCGAGGACGGGTTTGCTATGGACGGCCGGGGGATGAGGTGGCCGGAGAATAGCGGCGACGCcgtcggcggggcggggcgggagaGTGGGTGTATGTGTTGGAATTTCTGGAAGTACTTGTGTCCCCGACACGCGGACCACGGGCGGACAAGGGCGTGCGGCGAACGCGTCCGCGCGATGTCAGTATCCCCAAACTAGGCGCAAGTTTGGATCGGGGATGGATCGAAAAGAACAAAATCCGAACATTTGTCCATTTAGGTGCGTTGGACCACGGTATTCGTTCGTTCTACCCGAAACGCGCCGACAAAATGATGTCGGGCAGTGGAGTTGGCCTAAAAAGTCAAAACAGTGAAATCGTCCCCGCTCGGCACACCCATGGCACCAGCAGGCATAGTAAAGTCAAGACGACCGACCATCCACGTCGCCCTTACTACCTGCGTTGTTGGGTGACGATTGACGAGAACCACTGAACCTGCAAAGATGATCCGTCCACACCACCGACGCAGTAAAATGGGCGCAATACTTCCAGGGCCCACTAGTTTATTAAAAGAAGGGTGGCAGGAAGCAAAGCATCCAAAGCTCCAACGGCTCGGCGGCGTCCAAGAAGGAAGCGACAAGGAGGTGCACGCGACGACTCACCGCCGCTCAATCTCTCTCCCCATCCTCTGCGGATCCCTCTCATGTGCGGCCAACGATTGATCAGGCTAAACAAATGAACCACTTGCGTGTcttcccaaaaagaaaaaaaggcattTGCTTGCCGATATCCATGCATGTGACTGGGTTAGATAGATTGTTTGGCTGCGTCTATCTTCATACGGTACCATCTCGTCCCGACTAGGTACGGGGTTTGTTTTTCAGCAGAAAGCTCGATGTTAGAAGTGCAGGCATATTGGTCAAAAAAGCGGAAAGGTAACGGATTCTGGAGAGCAagtcttttttttttttgcgggaaaaGTCTATTCCACAGACTTCCTCTTGAAcgaaaagaataaagaaaaaaaaagtctGTTCTAGAAAGCGGAGAAGTCGTAAGCGGAGCAAGGAATCGGCATCAACGTGCAAGGAACGCTGTCTCTGAGGGCACCTCCTTGGCATGGGGCAACCGCTCTATTCAGTGTCCGTCCACGCGTTTATATTTCTCTACGTTCTTTCTCGGGCCGAAAAGAGTTAGTACTAGCGAACGAGATCCTTTCAGATATTTTTTGAACGGGAATGAGATCTTTTCACTTCATAGAGGGAATAGCATATTATTTTATCGTGGCAGGGAGGTAGTAAAGTGCCTGCCGTCTGTCTGCATCTGCAGGTCTGCCTCCCCCCGGCGCGGCGCACCCGAACCGGGCGGAGCACGGGAGAAGCCCACCTCCCGTCAACATTGCCCGAGACGAGAGTAGTATCGCGGCGGGGCCCCGCGGATATCGGGACGACGACGCGTCCGTCGCCACCCACCGCACAGACGCCACGGCCGTTCACAGCACCCATCCATCCCGCTCCCGCGGTGACGGGAAACAAACGTGCGGGGATGGGGACAGCTCGACGCTCGTCTCGCACGTACTATTTAGAATCCTATGTTCCTTCCTTGGTGCCGCGAAGTTACTGGTAGGTGGTAGCACCATGGTCCGATTTCATTAAGCGAACCGGTCGTACAATTTTATTTCATTTGGAAAGCATCAAAGCAGTTGAAGAAATTGCGCACCGTCCGGCTGCGTCGGTGCCTCCCCCTGTTGCGCCCCGCACCACACCCACCGCGCACGGCAGCAGCGAGCCGGCTTTCCAAGTACGTACTCCATCGGGAGGGGGAGGGTGGGGGCCCGGCAGATCTTGCGACCTGCGGTTGCCACGCGCCCATCGAGGACGGCGGAGGAATGGGGTTCGATCTTCGGTATCTTGGAGTAGGATTTTGCTGTTCCATTGCGCCGCTTGTGCCTTTCCTTTACAATGTTATTAAAAACGGGTCAAAAAAATGTTATTAAAAAGCAACGAAAATGGTAGAAATAAAGAGAGGGGCTCTTGTTGTGAGCAGCCTCTCCCGATTAAATTACGTTGGCAAAATAATCCAAACGGGGATAAGAAATTCAATCAACGATTTCAACATGGAAGGCAAAAAAAAGCAACCACAAATCAAACAAATTTCTAGATCCATCCATTAAatcttttttttttgcgagaaCCATTCAATCTCCCTCTCCtcggaaataaataaaaagtagaaGTAGAATAAAACAAGATAGCATCTCTCTTTCTTTCATGACAATGGCAGGAGGCATCCGGGATGAGCATTCAATCTCCCTCTCCtcggaaataaataaaaagtagaaGTAGAATAAAACAAGATAGCATCTCTCTTTCTTTCATGACAATGGCAGGAGGCATCCGGGATGAGCGCAGCAGCAACCGGCCTGACTTGAAATCGTAGGACTTAAGGAAAATCTGCAGTGCTTCTAACTTAAAAGTAAAAATAAAGACAGATGCTCGGTTCCTGTTGTGTTGTGAGCAGACTATCCCAATCACGCTGGAAAAAATATCGAAAGGGAGCAAGAGATTAAGGCAACGATTTCAACAAGAATCACAAAAACGCGTCAGAAATCGAACGAATTTAACTCGCAAACtcttcaatccattcattcattcaaTCAATCGAACATTCTCTTAGTCATTTCATTTCCCTCTCCtcgaaaacagaaacaaaactaaaataaaagatagcatctctctttctccctctctctcttgaaTGGCGGATACATCCGGACGAGCCGAGCACAGCGGCAGCCGGCCTAGACGACGGTGTAGAGGATGATCTCCGTGGCGTCGACGGCGGCGCGCTGCTGCCTCTTCATCATGGCCACGGCGCCGGCGGCCGCGCCTCCCGCAGGCACcatcccgccgccgtcgccggcgCCGGGGGCGGACGAGGAGGCGGGAGGGTGGTAGTAGAGCCGGGCCGTCTGCGGGCAGTGGGAGTGGAACCGCGCGGCGATGCGCACCCCCATGTCCAGCAGCTCCACGTACTTCCCCATGGATCTCGCTCGAATCTggcctccttcctctctctctctctgctcgaCGAAGATTGATGGCCGGGACGGACGGACGGAGAGGACTGGGAAGGACGGCGGAGCGGTCGGCAGTGCTAGGCGGTGGTCTCGTGGAACGGGGAGGCCCAGGAACTGGGGGCGGCCATGGGAGGGGTGGAGGAGAGCAGGGGAGGGGAGCTCATGCTTGGGGAGGCTATGGAGGACCTGGGCGGGCGTTTTATAGGAGGAAATGAATGTGGGGATTTTTctctaattattattattatttccttgGCCTGGCTGGCCGTATTTACTTCTTTTTTTAGGCAGCTGGCCGTATTAATTGATTGTTTTTAGGCATTGCCGTGTTTTGGTGGGTTAGGTTTCCGTGCTTGACACAAGCACAGACGCGTCGGCGGTTCGCTTCGTAGAGCCTTTTGTTGCCTTCTCATGCTCATTTCCTTCTTCACATGCTTTAAATTGGAGCGAAAACGACTCTTTGGCGTGTCATCCTAGCAACGCGGCTACGGAGACCACGCCACAAAAAAACACACTCGCCCATCCCTTCCTCCTTGATTTTGAAGTGATGCTTTGCGTCGGTCAACCGGCCGAGCACAAGATCGGTCACCTTATGGGCCATCTCATCGGGCCGGCTCGAACGATTCATGTCTTAGCACTTGTCACGCCCCTTCATCTTCGTCGCCCCCTTTCCCATCATCATCGATGACGACAGACATCGGGTTAAGCCTGTGCGGCTAACGGTGGCGACGGGACTTCATTCCTTGCGCGGCGGTTGACGACGCAAGCCTTTCATCACCATGTGGCGGAATCTTCACCTGCTGCAGATCAACAGACCTAGACGTCGAGGTGCACGTGAAGGAGACGAACATGCGGCGACGGCTTCGGTCTTCTTCGGTGACCGTTATGGCCGCAAGGGCGGCACGACGCTTGGTTTGGGGGACTTGGCGCGGCTAAGTGCCTCATCTCCGCATGGTacaggtggtgatggtggtgtccgCTCAAATCTTTGACCTACTGTTGGGAGCCAACGGGCGAAGGCGTGGGGGCGTCGTTCTGCCCAAAGGGTTCCTCTCGCGTCAAGACGAGGATCTGCTTGATGCTTGTCCTTAATTCTGCCGGAGTGTCAAGTTTCGGATGGCTCTGCCGACGAACTCCCTTGGACGCCTCATGTCTAGAGATTGCTGGATCGGATGAGATACGGTCGTGCACACCCATATTTTTTTGACCGTTTTGTTTCTGGAGGGAGCGGTGCGACACTATGATATTTATTGCCATCATGGGACATGTCTTTTTCGTTCCATGATGAAGTGAGAGGGAAAGAATGTCATGGAAATCGTGATGTGAGGAATATTATGGTGGCTTGAGTCCTTGCGGTGACGAGGAATTTGTTTGGTGTTTCGGGACTCGTAGCTGCAGCATACAAGTGGGGCGACAACACAGGAGAAGTTCAAGGTCTTACCTTTTCAGGGTGAAAATCCAAGGCGCTGCCTTGATTGGTTGTGACTAGCAATGGTCTTTTTGAAGACATTGTTTTGAGGGCATGGACTTCCTTCAAGATGAAAATCTATGATCTATGATCGAGCAATGACTGTGCTTGTGCACTGTTTTTTTTAGGCATCACTTTTGAAGAATCTAGAATTCAGCTCTTGTTTTTATGGTGTTTGCACTGCTGCTTGAAGGACTAGATCACTATAGTGGGACTTTTCTTTTGTTCtagcttcttcttccttttttggTTGTGTGCATGTGTAGTGTCATTAAGGTATTGCACTGTGGTGGAGGTTGGGTGTAATTGTTATCTCCGTGATATTAATATATTTCCCTTGtaaaaaaaatagaataaaatAATGGAGAATTCTAAATATTTTCTGGACCTGGCTGACCGTATTAACCGATTAATTATTTTAAGTATTTTTCGTGTTTTTGTGGATTGATAGCCTTTTTGGTTGCCATGAAGCATTACATAGATAAATAGATAAGTCATGAAAAGGTATAATTATATTATAGTG includes:
- the LOC123449335 gene encoding uncharacterized protein LOC123449335 — protein: MGKYVELLDMGVRIAARFHSHCPQTARLYYHPPASSSAPGAGDGGGMVPAGGAAAGAVAMMKRQQRAAVDATEIILYTVV